Proteins encoded by one window of Venturia canescens isolate UGA chromosome 2, ASM1945775v1, whole genome shotgun sequence:
- the nvd gene encoding cholesterol 7-desaturase nvd isoform X2, translating into MIFSNNVELPLRSWKRGNVVNSTQVNWETEGKKKMQGRMIDWWTAGTVTLLTLLIYAAFFWKINWVRNTKENVNSRRTRYAGAGNRKVGKLPPVYPNGWFGLLESRQLKRGEVKHVAALGENFAVFRTEKGDVKILHAYCPHLGANIGEGGKVKGDCLECPFHSWLFRGDDGQCQNIPYTKKVPESANTKAWKCCEVNRIIFVWYHAESADPYWQIEPIEKIANGAWWDHGRNEYFINCHIQEIPENGADMAHFSAVHGPGIFFNNSLWGFLRHSWTDATWSTKMSRTLASDEPIEKLETTICNGDHSSENHRATGTLKHSTIFFGRYSMLELKVTAKQIGPGYVEMWIDTRFGQMCILQTVTPFGPLSQRVTHTIFASPFLGPYAKIVLLGECIMFERDMAVWNHKKFLKRPVLVREDRAISAFRRWFEQFYTANSPTYESTMALDW; encoded by the exons ATCGTGGAAGCGAGGAAACGTCGTAAACTCAACGCAGGTGAATTGGGAGACggaaggaaagaagaaaatgcaGGGTAGAATGATCGATTGGTGGACTGCAGGAACGGTCACCTTGCTGACCTTACTCATTTACGCAGCCTTCTTCTGGAAGATTAACTGGGTCAGG aatacCAAAGAAAACGTAAATTCTCGTCGTACCCGTTATGCGGGGGCGGGCAACCGCAAGGTTGGAAAATTGCCACCCGTTTATCCGAACGGTTGGTTCGGACTACTGGAAAGCAGGCAGCTCAAGCGGGGTGAGGTCAAACACGTAGCGGCTCTGGGAGAAAATTTTGCAGTTTTTAG GACAGAAAAGGGCGACGTGAAAATTTTACACGCTTACTGTCCTCATCTCGGTGCCAATATCGGCGAAGGTGGTAAAGTCAAGGGCGATTGTCTCGAGTGTCCTTTCCACAGCTGGCTCTTTCGGGGTGATGATGGTCAGTGTCAAAACATTCCATACACGAAGAAAG TTCCAGAATCGGCGAATACGAAGGCGTGGAAGTGCTGCGAAGTCAACCGAATCATCTTCGTATGGTATCACGCAGAATCGGCTGATCCTTACTGGCAAATAGaaccaattgaaaaaatagccAATGGAGCTTGGTGGGACCATGGCCGAAACGAGTATTTTATCAACTGTCATATACAA gaaATACCGGAAAACGGGGCGGACATGGCTCATTTCAGTGCAGTCCACGGACcaggaatatttttcaacaactcCTTGTGGGGTTTTCTCAGGCATTCTTGGACCGATGCTACCTGGTCGACAAAAATGTCACGAACGCTGGCGAGCGACGAACCGATCGAAAAACTCGAAACGACCATTTGCAACGGCGATCATTCGTCGGAAAATCATCGAGCTACAGGAACCCTGAAACACAGTACGATCTTCTTCGGTCGTTATTCCATGCTCGAGCTCAAAGTAACAGCCAAACAGATTGGGCCTGGCTACGTCGAGATGTGGATCGACACGAGATTTGGACAAATGTGCATACTCCAGACCGTAACTCCGTTTGGACCTCTTTCGCAGCGCGTTACACACACCATTTTCGCATCGCCCTTTCTCGGACCATACGCCAAAATCGTTTTGCTCGGCGAGTGCATCATGTTCGAACGCGACATGGCAGTGTGGAACcacaaaaagtttttaaaacgACCCGTTCTCGTGCGCGAAGATCGAGCGATAAGCGCCTTTCGACGCTGGTTTGAACAATTTTACACGGCAAATAGTCCCACTTACGAATCGACGATGGCCCTCGATTGGTGA
- the nvd gene encoding cholesterol 7-desaturase nvd isoform X3: MQGRMIDWWTAGTVTLLTLLIYAAFFWKINWVRNTKENVNSRRTRYAGAGNRKVGKLPPVYPNGWFGLLESRQLKRGEVKHVAALGENFAVFRTEKGDVKILHAYCPHLGANIGEGGKVKGDCLECPFHSWLFRGDDGQCQNIPYTKKVPESANTKAWKCCEVNRIIFVWYHAESADPYWQIEPIEKIANGAWWDHGRNEYFINCHIQEIPENGADMAHFSAVHGPGIFFNNSLWGFLRHSWTDATWSTKMSRTLASDEPIEKLETTICNGDHSSENHRATGTLKHSTIFFGRYSMLELKVTAKQIGPGYVEMWIDTRFGQMCILQTVTPFGPLSQRVTHTIFASPFLGPYAKIVLLGECIMFERDMAVWNHKKFLKRPVLVREDRAISAFRRWFEQFYTANSPTYESTMALDW; the protein is encoded by the exons atgcaGGGTAGAATGATCGATTGGTGGACTGCAGGAACGGTCACCTTGCTGACCTTACTCATTTACGCAGCCTTCTTCTGGAAGATTAACTGGGTCAGG aatacCAAAGAAAACGTAAATTCTCGTCGTACCCGTTATGCGGGGGCGGGCAACCGCAAGGTTGGAAAATTGCCACCCGTTTATCCGAACGGTTGGTTCGGACTACTGGAAAGCAGGCAGCTCAAGCGGGGTGAGGTCAAACACGTAGCGGCTCTGGGAGAAAATTTTGCAGTTTTTAG GACAGAAAAGGGCGACGTGAAAATTTTACACGCTTACTGTCCTCATCTCGGTGCCAATATCGGCGAAGGTGGTAAAGTCAAGGGCGATTGTCTCGAGTGTCCTTTCCACAGCTGGCTCTTTCGGGGTGATGATGGTCAGTGTCAAAACATTCCATACACGAAGAAAG TTCCAGAATCGGCGAATACGAAGGCGTGGAAGTGCTGCGAAGTCAACCGAATCATCTTCGTATGGTATCACGCAGAATCGGCTGATCCTTACTGGCAAATAGaaccaattgaaaaaatagccAATGGAGCTTGGTGGGACCATGGCCGAAACGAGTATTTTATCAACTGTCATATACAA gaaATACCGGAAAACGGGGCGGACATGGCTCATTTCAGTGCAGTCCACGGACcaggaatatttttcaacaactcCTTGTGGGGTTTTCTCAGGCATTCTTGGACCGATGCTACCTGGTCGACAAAAATGTCACGAACGCTGGCGAGCGACGAACCGATCGAAAAACTCGAAACGACCATTTGCAACGGCGATCATTCGTCGGAAAATCATCGAGCTACAGGAACCCTGAAACACAGTACGATCTTCTTCGGTCGTTATTCCATGCTCGAGCTCAAAGTAACAGCCAAACAGATTGGGCCTGGCTACGTCGAGATGTGGATCGACACGAGATTTGGACAAATGTGCATACTCCAGACCGTAACTCCGTTTGGACCTCTTTCGCAGCGCGTTACACACACCATTTTCGCATCGCCCTTTCTCGGACCATACGCCAAAATCGTTTTGCTCGGCGAGTGCATCATGTTCGAACGCGACATGGCAGTGTGGAACcacaaaaagtttttaaaacgACCCGTTCTCGTGCGCGAAGATCGAGCGATAAGCGCCTTTCGACGCTGGTTTGAACAATTTTACACGGCAAATAGTCCCACTTACGAATCGACGATGGCCCTCGATTGGTGA